A section of the Fusarium falciforme chromosome 8, complete sequence genome encodes:
- a CDS encoding Putative GTP cyclohydrolase-2 translates to MPSDAMSGSPAGSSTALPSFYSPKTQNANEKPPSYNEVGGQTLEQSIEDLSLSPAPSTPASASVSAHAEGPETPIGQPPPPSLLSPAFTPPSTPGTSTPATPGPRGVPVDSSIASGGCGSKRPKLLETLPHVECVVRARIPTVNGTEMFLHLYTNNVDNKEHLAIVFGNDIRSKSLDAPQEGETEMDRMVRGAYTGKLFPGRETSGTSGANTPTGEASSRQVPLVRIHSECYTGETAWSARCDCGEQLDEAARLMSQNKAGGIIIYLRQEGRGIGLGEKLKAYNLQDLGSDTVEANLLLRHPADARSYGLATAMLLDLGQKDIRLLTNNPDKIRAVEGPNREIVVKERVAMVPLSWRGRGGFRSQEVEGYLKTKIEKMGHMLDMGGLPQ, encoded by the exons ATGCCGTCTGATGCCATGTCAGGCTCACCGGCGGGCTCTAGCACTGCTCTCCCTTCCTTCTACTCACCCAAGACCCAGAATGCCAACGAAAAGCCACCGTCGTACAATGAAGTCGGTGGTCAAACCCTTGAGCAGTCTATAGAAGACTTGTCCCTCTCCCCCGCTCCCTCCACtcccgcctccgcctccgtcTCCGCTCACGCCGAGGGCCCCGAGACCCCCATCGGCCAACCGCCCCCGCCGTCCCTGCTGTCGCCCGCCTTTACGCCGCCAAGCACGCCCGGAACATCGACACCTGCGACACCTGGACCTCGTGGTGTTCCTGTTGATAGTTCAATTGCCTCGGGAGGATGCGGGTCCAAGCGGCCCAAGCTGCTCGAGACTCTGCCACATGTCGAGTGTGTCGTCCGCGCCCGCATTCCCACAGTCAATGGTACCGAGATGTTTTTGCATCTCTACACCAACAATGTTGATAACAAGGAGCACCTTGCCATTGTATTTGGAAATGACATCAGAAGTAAGAGTCTGGATGCCCCTCAAGAGGGTGAGACCGAGATGGATCGCATGGTGCGCGGCGCATACACCGGTAAACTGTTTCCTGGTCGGGAAACCAGTGGTACCAGTGGAGCAAATACACCAACGGGAGAAGCATCATCGCGACAGGTCCCTCTTGTCAGAATCCATTCCGAGTGTTACACAGGCGAGACAGCATGGTCAGCGCGATGCGACTGTGGCGAGCAACTCGACGAAGCGGCGCGCCTGATGAGCCAGAACAAGGCCGGCGGTATTATCATCTACCTGCGACAAGAGGGTCGCGGAATTGGTCTtggcgagaagctcaaggcgtACAACCTCCAGGACCTTGGCTCGGACACTGTTGAGGCGAATTTGCTTCTGCGACACCCCGCCGATGCTCGAAGCTATGGTTTGGCCACAGCCATGCTGCTGGATCTTGGCCAAAAGGATATCCGACTGCTGACCAACAACCCCGACAAGATCCGTGCGGTCGAGGGTCCCAACCGGGAGATTGTGGTCAAGGAGCGTGTGGCTATGGTGCCTCTGTCTTGGAGGGGAAGAGGGGGTTTCCGGAGTCAGGAGGTGGAGGGTTATCTCAAGACGAAG ATCGAGAAGATGGGTCACATGCTAGATATGGGAGGACTCCCACAGTAA
- a CDS encoding RPA43-OB domain-containing protein, whose amino-acid sequence MAPIDHAVAKAEKKSKKEKKRAREEDAPVDTERKHKKSKSVAPADLPAPEVVTGDLKAEKKKKKSKKDKHAEEVVAPAESESAAVEEPKSEKKHKKKKHHDNEVTAPVEEADTSVVADGEKKKKHKKKHKKDHQPEPEPEAAEPEEDASPDPDAMDVDFAIPARPKSKSNIHQPPDIPANPQFPFFTQTVSLYEPLYPIGWAQPVTNCQYQHLRHLQNKYVPSLRGVLLDYKNVAFGEKPGRNGAAMDDETPTTVMSKDEAAVGFGWITADVDLFVPSRGAWMEGSVNLQTEGHIGVVCFGKFNASIEARRLPPDWKWVPNESPEAQGFEETASVITADDHGVVRQIHSTGFWADGSGEKIKGKIRFRIRNFDVGTSGETSYLSLEGTMLDKQGEKAVVAEEAETAKMRKGKKGGQRRQRRRAPEFSMTRFAVDEEEQTQDNEEEKREVLAVSED is encoded by the coding sequence ATGGCGCCAATCGACCACGCAGTCGCCAAGGCGGAgaagaagtccaagaaggaaaagaaacgcGCGCGAGAGGAAGACGCACCCGTCGACACTGAACGAAAGCACAAAAAGTCCAAGAGCGTCGCCCCGGCAGATCTTCCTGCGCCGGAGGTTGTCACTGGTGACCTGAaggcggagaagaagaagaagaagagcaagaaggatAAGCACGCCGAGGAGGTTGTTGCGCCAGCCGAGAGCGAGTCTGCTGCCGTGGAAGAGCCCAAGTCGGAaaagaagcacaagaagaaaaagcatCATGACAACGAGGTCACGGCCCCTGTCGAGGAGGCAGACACCTCTGTCGTAGCTGacggagagaagaagaagaagcataagaagaagcacaagaaggACCACCAGCCCGAACCCGAGCCCGAGGCAGCTGAGCCCGAAGAGGATGCCTCGCCCGATCCTGATGCTATGGACGTCGACTTCGCGATCCCTGCCAGGCCCAAATCCAAGTCCAACATCCACCAGCCGCCCGACATCCCCGCGAACCCTCAATTCCCCTTCTTCACCCAGACCGTGTCCCTCTACGAGCCTCTCTACCCCATTGGCTGGGCGCAGCCCGTGACGAACTGCCAGTACCAGCACCTACGGCACCTCCAGAACAAGTACGTGCCCTCGCTGCGCGGTGTGCTGCTGGACTACAAGAATGTCGCCTTTGGTGAGAAGCCTGGCAGGAATGGTGCGGCTATGGATGACGAGACTCCGACAACCGTCATGTCCAAGGACGAGGCTGCTGTTGGTTTCGGCTGGATCACGGCCGATGTCGATCTCTTTGTGCCTAGCCGCGGTGCCTGGATGGAGGGTAGCGTCAACCTTCAGACCGAGGGACACATTGGCGTCGTCTGCTTTGGCAAGTTCAACGCGTCGATCGAGGCGCGTCGTCTTCCGCCCGACTGGAAGTGGGTTCCTAACGAGTCCCCCGAGGCTCAGGGTTTTGAGGAGACGGCCTCGGTTATCACCGCCGACGACCACGGTGTTGTTCGTCAGATCCACAGCACCGGCTTCTGGGCCGACGGCAGCggcgagaagatcaagggcaagatcCGCTTCCGGATACGCAACTTTGACGTCGGCACCAGCGGTGAGACCAGCTACCTCAGTCTGGAGGGCACCATGCTGGACAAACAGGGTGAGAAGGCCGTcgtggccgaggaggccgagactGCCAAGATgcgcaagggcaagaagggcggTCAGAGGCGACAGAGGAGACGCGCGCCCGAGTTCAGCATGACGCGCTTCGctgtggacgaggaggagcagacgCAGGacaacgaggaggagaagagagaggtgCTGGCGGTGAGCGAGGATTAA